The following DNA comes from Hordeum vulgare subsp. vulgare chromosome 3H, MorexV3_pseudomolecules_assembly, whole genome shotgun sequence.
ATGCAGCTAGCTCCCGCTAGTCTCCATTGCTCCATAGTAGTTGTGATCcctgagatgatgtctctgatgctCGGTATCTTATTCTGGAAAGTGCATTTGTTACGTTTTTGTTAGATAGCCCAACAGGTGAGAAGTCTCATCGTGTTGGTtcccttttttttcatttgccttcGGTTTCTtcctgtgattttagcgctatggTCACGGTAGATTACTGTTTCCAAGTCCTCCTTTGGCTTGTGGTGAACATTTGAGTAATGGTATGAAAGACCGAACAGTACCAGGACATTTCTGGCTCTAAAATATATTACTCGATGTAATCTGGAATTCCATATGAGATCCATCCGATCTCAGTAGTTCCCCAAATAAACTTCGCGTCTCGGTGTTACAATAGGCATAACAAGGTTTTATCCGCTGGTTTTCTAACTTGTATGGTGTGATTTGCTCAGAATTCAGCGTGACTCTTTCAGATTCTTAACTTGGAGCTTCCATGATTCCATTCCATTTCCAGTGCTTATCGCTTCAGAAAGTCCTTGATGGAGTCAGACAGACCAGACTCCATATAGCCATCAGTCCGTGAACCAGAGCAGCTTCTGCTACCTCACTAACTGATGCATCTTCTCTCCTGCAGAGGAGTCTATGCTGCCCAGCCAGCCATCGGCGATGTAGCGGTAAGCCGCCTCCGTCAAGTGGACGCCGTCCCAGGATAGACGAGCAGCCGGTTTCTGACATACTTGTGCACCTTCATCGCCGCAGAAAAGTGTCCCAGGCCCTCCGCAACAGATGCTAAGAACATCTTCTTCAAACCCTGCAGAATGACAACCATCAACCTTGACCTTGTGCAAGCTGCCTGCAGACGGCAATAACTCTGAAAGTGCTTACCATACTTGCGAGGTGACTCGACCATGTCCATGATAGGAGCAAAGAAGTCGGCGTAAACGATCATGGCATCCGGGTGTCTGCCCCGGAGCTTCTCCAGGGCCTCCTGCAGCAGCAGGTTGTGGTGCATCCCTAGCTTGTTGATACCTTCCAGGCAACCGGTGGTGGAGTTGTATTCTGCCGGGTCGTCTTTGCCGTAGTGGCTGATAATCTGCGGCATGCATCCCGAGGGGGCTGTCCCGGGAACGACGAAACTCGTCGCCCCGTGCTTGATGAGCCTCTGTCGCCATTGCCATAGCTAGATCAATACCATTTTAAACTGTCTCTGTTTAAAAGCTGAAATACAGGTCGACGAAGTAGGTTACCTCGATGGCCATGGAGATGGTCCCGATCACATCTGGAACGAAGGACGTGATCTCATGCAGGCTCTTGGTGGGTAAAGAGAAGTGGTAGTCGTTGACCCCGAATTCGCCCACCAAGAAGAGGGACCTGCTGAAGAATGCCTCGCACTCTGCCGCGGAAATGAAATGTTTCAGTTTCATGTCACTCTGCAGGCGGCGCGGCTAGCTGAATAAACATTACCTTGGGTGTTGCGGCAAAGAGAAGGCTTGAGTGACTCGAACCACTGCAGCTGGACGCCCAAGCTGGTGTTGAGAGGGAACTTGCTGCCGGGACCGGACCCGTCGTGGAAGAAAGCGGCGTCGAGAGCGGTGGAGCCCCCGACGGCGAAGTTAGCACCCCGGCGGAAGTTCCCGTTGTGCGCCAGCGACGGCGGGACGAGCGGCAGGCCCAGGCGTTGAGCTGCAAGCAGAGCGGGCCAGCTGAGTTGACCGCCTCAGATCAGATCAGTAGGGTTTGTTGAGGTAGTACCGATGAAGTCGATGATGAGGCGGCCGTCGGAGTTGCGGCCGGTGGGGCGGCCAAAGAAGGTGGAGCCGTACGGCGGGCGCGTGACAGGGTTGAAGATGGAGttggcggcgaagacgacggggTTGTTGCCCGTGTCGGCGAAGGAGTCGCCGAAGCTGAAGATGGAGTCGTACCGCCGGACAGCGAGGCccacggaggaagaagaagggatcAGTGCCCATGTCCATCCCAGCTTCGCGACCAAGAGGAACAGCAAGACGGCGCACGGCAGCTTGCACATCTCGGTGGCCATGGCAGTTGCACAACGGCCTGCCCTGGTAGAACAATTATTGTACCACCGGAGAAGTTGTTGCCGACAAGTTCATGTACCATCAGTCCATTTAAGTCTCGAGAGCCACTAATAGAACAATTAATTTAAGTCTCGAGAGCCACTAATAGAACAATCATTTGGAAGTCACTGTTCCATTGCTCAGAtgagaagtactccctccgtctcaaaataagggtCTATAGTTTTAGTTCATATTTGAACTGGTAGTCCAAATTTAAAAGTGTCGTAGTTTTATTTCAATTCTAAACTGGTAGTTCGAATTTGAAATAAAACCGTGAAATTACTTTTGGACGGAGGGGTAAATTTCCACCAATGTTTACAGTTCAGACATAGGTTCAATTGCTTGCAGATAAGCAGTGAGCAGAGGTACTTTTCGCATAATAAACAAACAATTTCAGTAGTTCCACATGGCAAGGTGTTACAATTTCGTAACATGTAGTAAATCATAAGACAAAAGAATCATACACCGTCGTCAAAACACAGAACTATCCGTGCTCCTACCCTTGCAAAGACGAAAAAATGATAGCAGTACTAAAACGAACTCCGTCAGGGGGCTGCAGATGAGCTCTCTGCCTTGCTCCGAGCTTCCCCCACCGGCGTCGAGGCCTCCGTCGAAGCCCGCGTTCCACTGTCATTCCTGCCGACCTCTTCGATCATCTTCACCATGTCCACcatcttcggccgccgctccgggttCCTCGAAACGCATGCCATTGCGATCTGTAGCATCTCCACCATCTCCTCCTCGATGTTAGGGTACCTCATCAGCTCACCGTCAAATACCTCGGCGGTCCACTCCTCCCGGACAACGGACTGCACCCACCTGACAAGGTGGACGACCTCGTTGCCTCCGCCGGTTACCTGAACGGGTGACTTGCCGGTAAGGAGTTCGAGTACAAAGACACCGAAGCTGTAGACATCAGAGGACTGCGTCGATTTCCTCGTGTCGGTGACCTCGGGTGCGCAGTATCCCAGAGAACGGGACCTCGCGGTTATCGGGTTCATCAGTGGCGCCAAGCCAAGGTCCGCGATGCAGCCATATTGCTGGCTGTTGAGGAAGACATTTGACGCCTTAATGTTGCCATGGACAAATCTCCCATTGTTCTCGGTGTGAATGTGTGAGACCCCTCTAGCTGCGCCCAGGGCTATCCTTACTCTAGTCTCCCAATCCAATGGTGTTCTGTCCAGACCCCTCTTCCCTGCAAAGAGAAAAAACAATGGCAGAATTAGGAGAAGAATGCCATATTCAAGTTTGGATATCAATAAAATGCAAACGGCTGATATTGTAAAGTCATCTCATGTCAAATTATCAGCATTGCTGACACGAGGCCAATTTCTGGATGACATAAAATAATGCTTGTTGCCACTTGCCAGTGAGGCTAGCAAACCTAAATATTTATAACCCAGATGTTTATAGGctgagagcaagtacaataatagAGCCGGCTGTACGCTTATGCCATGTcacctatagcccatcttatagctaacatgtacaatagttggttagaagagtgtactacttatttattatatgatccaccattcattctcacaaagtgcctaggagcacgtgctagagctggctattaactaagagcccgcttaccttctctctcctctaactaagcaaaaatatactactttatttcttatagctattgtacttgctctgaaAGCATCTTGTTCTCCATCACTATACTGATGCATCTAAGAGTGGTCCTCCTCTGCTCCTGATTCTGATAGTGAAATGGTGGATGGGTTATGACAGTGAACACCAACGCTGGCAATTTCAGATGTTTCACCAATGAACAAGACACGATTAGCTTCCTAGCTGGTGGCAAAGGTCCAACACTATTTATTGCATTAATCTTCCAAGCCCATTTACCATTCTGTTGTGCATGACCCCATCTTTAGTTTCATTTTTTGCAAATATCATCAGTGTGCCACTAAACATGTTAAGTATGCATAACTCGgaaatgccaagttttcaaaaaaaTTGTATATAATGTGCGATTTGTATCTCAGGACTCTAGTGCTACCATATTGGCCTTGACATGACTACTCCAGCATACATCCAACATGCCATGTGAACTAGAATCAAACTGGTTGCTCATGGTTTGAATACGCGTGCACATATTAAAAAGTCCATGCAGCTAAGCATGAAGTAGACACTTCAAGAACTACCAAGTGGCTAGATCTAAGAATAAGAGATTTTTAATCTAAGAATAATCCAAGACTAATTATAAACAAATTGAAAATGCTACTCTTGAGTACGGTAACTTGAATCTTTTACTGAAGGAAACTAGTCACAGGTAAAGCTTCAAAAAAGAAGGGGAAAAAAACTAGTCACAAGCATTCAAGCAAGACAAAAGATATATATATTCTAGAAATTCAGTGTCTAAACTGAGGAAGTGCAAACATGAGTTGTTTCCACAAAAGTCCTTCTCAGGtgaaaattaaataaaaataaggCAGCACCTTAACATGACAGCAACAGCAAGAACAAGGACCTGGAGTGCATCTGTTAGCCTTTCTAATCTTCTCAGTACCATTCCCATTTTATGGGATGTCCCCAAAGAGGACCACTCTCATTATCATCACCGCTAGTACTACAGTTCTAACAAACAATGGCATTTATCATACAACTAAAAATTGCAAATTCATTAGCCATTTATCCATTGAAAAAACTGTGAAAGTGACATGGAGAAGGGAGAGCAAGAAGCATACCGTGAAGCATGTTGGATACACTTCCCCTGCTGTAGTAATCGTACACGAGCAGCTTCTCGTCCTTGGAGTAGTAGTACGCCCGGAGCTCCGCCACATTGTCGTGCCGAATCCGCCCAATGAGCTCCATCTGCTGCTCGAAGTCGCGCCGCCCGGCACTGACCTCCTTGAGCCTCTTCACCACCACGGTCGTCGCGTCCTCCAGCAGCGCCCGGTACGCCGTGCCGAAAGCTCCCTTCCCAAGAACCTCGGCGGAGGCGTGGAGAAGGTCCTCCAGATCGAACGCCAGTGACGGTCCCTCGAAGAACACCAGCCGGTTGCCGTCCCCGGCCTTGCCGGTCACCGCCTTGGACTCCGGCGACTCCCTCCCCTTCTTGTCCCCGCCCTTCCCGGACAACGTCCGGCTCCCGTCCTCGCTGCCGCCCCGCCGGTTGCAGAAGGCTATCAGCAGCACCGCCACGACCGCGAACAGCATGACGCACCCACCGACGATAATGGCGAGAACGACCGCCTCGCTGAGCCGCGCCCGTTTCTTGGCGGGCGCGCCGGCCGCCGGCGGGGCGAGTGACGGTGGAGGAACCGCTGGCGACAACGGCGCCGACCGCGTCATGCTGTTCCCGGCGAAGGAGGCGTCCGAGAACCTGAGGAAGGACCTGGGCACGGGGCCGTCGAGGTGGTTGTTGGAGAGGTTGAGGAACTGCAGCGCCGGGAGGCCGAGGTCCGGGACGCGGCCGGAGAGCGAGTTGTTGGAGAGGTTGAGCGCGACGAGCTGGGTGAGGTTGGACAGGCCCCAGGGCAGGGTCCCGTTGAAGCCGTTGAAGGAGAGGTCGAGCACCTGCAGCGTTTTCAGCCCCGCGATGCCGGACGGCAGGGCGCCGGAGAATGCGTTGCGCTGGAGGTGGAGCCCCGCGAGGCCCGGGAGCGCGAGCAGGTCCTCCGGGAAGGCGCCGGAGAGGCTGTTGGCGCGGAGGCTGAGCACGCGGAGCGCGGTGAGGCGGGCGAGCGTGCGGCGAGGCACGGGGCCCGTGAGGGCGAGCCCCGGGAGGCGCAGCTCGACGACGCGCGAGCCGTCGGCGCTGCAGGTGACGCCCGTCCAGTTGGCGCAGACGGGACGGGTGGCGGACCAGTTGATGCGCCCGGCGCGGCCGCCGCCCACCCCCGCGAGGAAGTCCAGCAGCGCCGCCCTGTCGGCGTCCGGCTCCGGCGCCCCCAGCATGGCGCTCAGCAGCAGCAGCGCCGCCAGGGTGAGCAGCCGGGGCGGCATGGCGCCGCACTCTCTCCTGGTGCGGGTGGGTGGTTTCTTGGACGGAGCTGtggtgctctgctgctacttagtTGGATCTGGGTAACGGAGGCGCGGAGTGGAAGGG
Coding sequences within:
- the LOC123443204 gene encoding GDSL esterase/lipase At5g45910-like, which encodes MATEMCKLPCAVLLFLLVAKLGWTWALIPSSSSVGLAVRRYDSIFSFGDSFADTGNNPVVFAANSIFNPVTRPPYGSTFFGRPTGRNSDGRLIIDFIAQRLGLPLVPPSLAHNGNFRRGANFAVGGSTALDAAFFHDGSGPGSKFPLNTSLGVQLQWFESLKPSLCRNTQECEAFFSRSLFLVGEFGVNDYHFSLPTKSLHEITSFVPDVIGTISMAIERLIKHGATSFVVPGTAPSGCMPQIISHYGKDDPAEYNSTTGCLEGINKLGMHHNLLLQEALEKLRGRHPDAMIVYADFFAPIMDMVESPRKYGFEEDVLSICCGGPGTLFCGDEGAQVCQKPAARLSWDGVHLTEAAYRYIADGWLGSIDSSAGEKMHQLVR
- the LOC123443203 gene encoding probable inactive receptor kinase At4g23740 — protein: MPPRLLTLAALLLLSAMLGAPEPDADRAALLDFLAGVGGGRAGRINWSATRPVCANWTGVTCSADGSRVVELRLPGLALTGPVPRRTLARLTALRVLSLRANSLSGAFPEDLLALPGLAGLHLQRNAFSGALPSGIAGLKTLQVLDLSFNGFNGTLPWGLSNLTQLVALNLSNNSLSGRVPDLGLPALQFLNLSNNHLDGPVPRSFLRFSDASFAGNSMTRSAPLSPAVPPPSLAPPAAGAPAKKRARLSEAVVLAIIVGGCVMLFAVVAVLLIAFCNRRGGSEDGSRTLSGKGGDKKGRESPESKAVTGKAGDGNRLVFFEGPSLAFDLEDLLHASAEVLGKGAFGTAYRALLEDATTVVVKRLKEVSAGRRDFEQQMELIGRIRHDNVAELRAYYYSKDEKLLVYDYYSRGSVSNMLHGKRGLDRTPLDWETRVRIALGAARGVSHIHTENNGRFVHGNIKASNVFLNSQQYGCIADLGLAPLMNPITARSRSLGYCAPEVTDTRKSTQSSDVYSFGVFVLELLTGKSPVQVTGGGNEVVHLVRWVQSVVREEWTAEVFDGELMRYPNIEEEMVEMLQIAMACVSRNPERRPKMVDMVKMIEEVGRNDSGTRASTEASTPVGEARSKAESSSAAP